From a single Collimonas pratensis genomic region:
- a CDS encoding MBL fold metallo-hydrolase, which yields MKFASLGSGSEGNALLISATSADSTTNVMLDCGFGIRETERRLARLGLDGASLSAIVVTHEHQDHIGGVFKFARRYQLPVWLTYGTFQALRQDCSGVTVGFCRDGATLAIGDLQLTPYTVPHDAREPVQYVATDGKHKLGVLTDAGKLTDHLVQALGGSDALVLECNHDREMLRNSVYPPSLKRRIGGEYGHLSNQAACEILKALDQSRLRKVVGAHLSVRNNLPELAYAALCDARHNELVEITIACQEEGFSWIEI from the coding sequence TTGAAATTCGCAAGCCTGGGTAGTGGTAGTGAGGGCAACGCACTGCTGATATCGGCCACTTCTGCCGACAGCACGACCAATGTCATGCTCGACTGCGGTTTCGGCATACGCGAAACCGAAAGACGCCTGGCCCGCCTGGGCCTGGATGGCGCCTCCCTCTCTGCCATCGTCGTCACCCACGAACATCAAGATCACATCGGCGGCGTTTTCAAATTCGCCCGTCGCTATCAGCTCCCGGTCTGGCTCACCTATGGCACCTTCCAGGCGCTGCGACAGGACTGCTCCGGCGTCACAGTCGGCTTTTGCCGTGATGGCGCAACACTCGCCATCGGCGATCTGCAATTGACCCCCTATACAGTTCCACACGATGCCCGCGAACCGGTGCAGTACGTCGCCACCGACGGCAAGCATAAGCTGGGCGTGCTGACCGACGCCGGCAAGCTGACCGATCACTTGGTGCAAGCCTTGGGCGGTAGCGATGCGCTGGTGCTGGAGTGTAACCATGACCGCGAGATGCTGCGCAATTCAGTCTATCCGCCATCGCTCAAGCGGCGCATCGGCGGCGAGTATGGCCATTTGTCGAACCAGGCGGCGTGTGAAATTCTGAAGGCGCTGGACCAGTCACGCTTGCGCAAGGTGGTAGGTGCGCATTTGAGCGTGCGCAATAATTTGCCGGAGCTGGCTTACGCGGCCTTATGCGATGCGCGTCACAATGAGCTGGTGGAGATTACGATCGCTTGCCAGGAAGAGGGTTTCAGCTGGATCGAAATTTGA
- a CDS encoding cupin domain-containing protein, translated as MKNSTLLGELTPAQFLRDYWHKKPLLIRQAIPGFKPLLSPEALFELARRDDVESRLVTHFKQKWQVSNGPVTDLPTAAQKDWTLLVQGVNLHDDNADALLRQFRFIPDARLDDLMISYATDTGGVGPHFDSYDVFLLQAHGQRRWKIGATQDLTLVEGSALKILKNFKPEDEFVLEPGDMLYLPPQYAHDGVAIGECMTYSIGFRAPPFQELGEAFLQFMADSIDLPGRYADPQLEVSKHPAEISTSMLTQISDELNKVRFTDDDIAIFVGQYLSEPKASVFFESPAKPLTLARFTATLSKRGVALSRKTQMLYRGKHVFINGESFSIGRADKASLVILADERRLDGEAAAKVSTDVLDALYTWYEDGWVTLG; from the coding sequence ATGAAAAATTCCACACTACTGGGCGAACTGACGCCCGCACAATTCCTGCGCGACTATTGGCATAAAAAACCGCTGCTGATCCGTCAAGCCATACCTGGCTTTAAACCGCTGCTGTCGCCCGAAGCCCTGTTTGAACTGGCCCGGCGCGACGACGTCGAATCGCGGCTGGTCACGCACTTCAAGCAGAAATGGCAAGTCAGCAACGGACCGGTGACCGATTTGCCGACTGCCGCGCAGAAAGACTGGACCCTGCTGGTGCAAGGCGTCAACCTGCATGACGACAATGCCGACGCCCTGCTGCGCCAGTTCCGCTTTATTCCCGACGCCCGGCTGGATGACCTGATGATCAGCTACGCCACCGACACTGGCGGTGTCGGCCCGCATTTCGACTCTTACGATGTGTTCCTGCTGCAGGCGCATGGCCAGCGCCGCTGGAAAATCGGCGCCACCCAGGACCTGACCCTGGTGGAAGGCAGCGCCTTGAAGATCCTCAAGAACTTCAAGCCCGAGGACGAGTTCGTGCTCGAACCCGGCGACATGCTCTACCTGCCGCCACAATACGCGCACGACGGCGTCGCCATCGGCGAATGCATGACCTACTCCATCGGCTTCCGCGCGCCGCCGTTTCAAGAACTGGGCGAAGCCTTCCTGCAGTTCATGGCCGACTCGATCGACCTGCCCGGCCGCTATGCCGATCCGCAGCTGGAGGTCAGCAAGCATCCGGCGGAAATCAGCACCAGCATGCTGACGCAGATATCGGACGAACTAAATAAGGTGCGCTTTACCGATGACGACATCGCCATTTTCGTTGGCCAATACCTGTCCGAGCCAAAGGCCAGCGTATTTTTCGAATCGCCCGCCAAACCGCTGACGCTGGCGCGCTTTACCGCTACATTGAGCAAGCGCGGCGTGGCGCTCTCGCGCAAGACCCAGATGCTGTACCGCGGCAAACACGTCTTCATCAATGGCGAATCGTTTTCCATCGGCCGCGCCGACAAGGCATCTCTGGTCATACTGGCAGACGAACGCCGCCTGGACGGCGAAGCGGCCGCCAAAGTATCGACTGACGTGCTGGACGCGCTGTACACCTGGTATGAAGACGGCTGGGTTACGCTCGGCTGA
- a CDS encoding FKBP-type peptidyl-prolyl cis-trans isomerase, with protein MKIAKNTVVTVRYKLSDAQGNLIEESSEPMVYLHGGYENTLPKIEEALDGKETGYHTELQVEPDDAFGEYDSNLVKIEPRNRLPTPLEVGMQFEGTPDNEDEEEQALIFTVTDIADDKVVLDGNHPLAGIALRFDLNVTEVRAATEEEIAHQHVHGAHGHHHDDQDEDGADDHFRSHPIH; from the coding sequence ATGAAGATTGCCAAAAATACGGTAGTGACTGTACGCTACAAATTGTCAGATGCCCAAGGCAATCTGATCGAGGAAAGCAGCGAGCCGATGGTGTATTTGCACGGCGGTTATGAAAACACGCTGCCGAAAATCGAAGAAGCACTGGATGGCAAGGAAACCGGCTATCACACCGAGCTGCAGGTCGAACCGGACGACGCCTTTGGCGAATACGATTCGAATCTGGTCAAGATAGAGCCGCGCAATCGTTTGCCGACACCGCTGGAAGTCGGCATGCAGTTTGAAGGCACGCCAGACAATGAAGATGAAGAAGAGCAGGCCCTGATTTTCACGGTGACCGACATTGCCGACGACAAGGTTGTCCTCGACGGCAATCATCCGCTGGCCGGCATCGCCTTGCGTTTCGACTTGAACGTAACGGAAGTGCGCGCCGCGACAGAAGAAGAAATCGCGCATCAGCATGTCCACGGCGCCCACGGTCATCACCACGACGACCAGGATGAAGACGGCGCGGACGATCATTTCCGCAGCCATCCTATCCACTAA
- a CDS encoding helix-turn-helix transcriptional regulator has product MEYTFTLKYQLATTDCDHDQLIERLGAAGCDDALVGVGQVRRIALAFTRESASAETAVLSALADVKRAIPGASLIEATPDFVGLTDVAELLGVSRQNMRKLMVNNASFPAPIHDGNVAIWHLADVFAWLAWKGGYQLEQTMVAVARAAKQVNLAKGVGQLAPEMRREAQALFT; this is encoded by the coding sequence ATGGAATACACTTTCACCCTTAAATATCAGCTCGCCACCACGGACTGCGACCACGATCAATTGATAGAACGCCTGGGCGCAGCAGGCTGCGACGATGCATTGGTCGGTGTCGGCCAGGTGCGCCGCATCGCCCTCGCCTTCACCCGCGAATCGGCATCGGCCGAGACCGCAGTGCTGAGCGCGCTGGCAGATGTCAAGCGCGCCATTCCCGGCGCCAGCCTGATCGAGGCGACCCCCGATTTCGTCGGCCTGACCGATGTCGCGGAACTGCTGGGCGTGAGTCGCCAGAACATGCGCAAACTGATGGTTAACAATGCCAGTTTTCCGGCCCCTATCCATGATGGCAATGTCGCCATCTGGCATCTGGCCGACGTCTTTGCGTGGCTAGCGTGGAAAGGCGGCTATCAATTGGAGCAAACGATGGTTGCCGTGGCAAGGGCTGCCAAGCAAGTCAACCTGGCCAAGGGGGTTGGCCAGCTGGCCCCGGAAATGCGGCGTGAAGCGCAAGCTTTGTTCACCTAG
- the mutS gene encoding DNA mismatch repair protein MutS, which translates to MTVAAQKISPGMQQYLGIKADYPDTLVFYRMGDFYELFFEDAEKATRLLGITLTSRGTYNNAPIKMCGVPFHSADQYLAKLIKLGESVALCEQIGDPATSKGPVDRKVLRVITPGTLTDSNLLPEKSDQPLLSLFVTQQRKTLKVGMAWLSLASGVLKMMEFTCEAATLDTLLKQELERIAPAEVLVADMVDAMLAKGVVDKATTVPEWHFDIAHGQKSLLDQLAVSTLSGFGADGLSAAIGAAGALLRYAQSTQGKGLQHVRTLTVETENEFIGLDAATRRNLELTETIRGQDAASGAPTLFSLLDHCRTAMGSRLLRHWLHHAKREQSVARGRHAAIGALIAADAGSAISSTLSAVPDIERITARIALLSARPRDLAGLRDGLLQLDALRADIALCDSENQAENRAPLLRELQSALATPLDCLQLLQSAIAAEPSTMVRDGGVIAAGFDAELDELRGLSENAGQFLVDLETRERARTGIANLRVEYNKVHGFYIEVTHGQTTKVPDDYRRRQTLKNAERYITPELKAFEDKALSAQERALVREKMLYEQILQSLAPHIGTLQNIAHALAQLDTLVALADHAARHDWCLPQLVAEPAIQIVQGRHPVVEKQIERFIANDCQLSAEHKLLLITGPNMGGKSTFMRQVALITLLAYVGSYVPADSAVLGPIDRIFTRIGAADDLAGGRSTFMVEMTESAAILNGASENSLVLMDEVGRGTSTFDGLALAWAIARHLIDVSRSFTLFATHYFELTQLPDLHPSAANVHLSAVEHKDSIVFLHAVQAGPASQSYGLQVAQLAGVPSPVIRAARKHLALLESQSMQATPQFDLFAQAASMDAQEETDDGDDSAALGSELIATLGDIDPDALTPREALEQLYRLKHLTTAQKN; encoded by the coding sequence ATGACGGTAGCGGCACAAAAAATTTCACCCGGCATGCAGCAATATCTCGGCATCAAGGCCGACTATCCGGACACGCTCGTGTTCTACCGGATGGGAGATTTCTACGAACTGTTTTTCGAAGATGCGGAAAAGGCCACGCGCCTGCTCGGCATCACGCTGACCTCGCGCGGCACTTACAACAATGCGCCGATCAAGATGTGCGGCGTGCCCTTCCATTCGGCCGACCAGTACCTGGCAAAACTGATCAAGCTGGGCGAATCGGTGGCGTTATGCGAACAGATCGGCGATCCGGCCACCAGCAAAGGCCCGGTTGACCGCAAAGTGCTGCGCGTGATCACGCCCGGCACCCTGACCGACTCCAACCTGCTGCCGGAAAAATCCGACCAGCCGCTGCTGTCCCTGTTCGTTACCCAGCAACGCAAGACGCTCAAGGTCGGCATGGCCTGGCTGTCGCTCGCCAGCGGCGTCCTGAAGATGATGGAATTCACCTGCGAAGCGGCGACCCTGGACACCCTGCTGAAGCAAGAGCTGGAGCGCATCGCACCGGCTGAAGTGCTGGTAGCAGACATGGTCGACGCCATGCTGGCGAAAGGCGTGGTCGACAAGGCCACCACCGTGCCGGAATGGCACTTCGATATCGCCCACGGCCAGAAATCACTGCTCGACCAGCTCGCCGTCAGCACCCTGAGCGGCTTCGGCGCTGACGGCCTGAGCGCCGCCATCGGCGCTGCCGGCGCCTTGCTGCGCTACGCCCAGTCGACCCAGGGCAAGGGCCTGCAGCATGTGCGCACCCTTACGGTGGAAACCGAAAATGAATTCATCGGCCTGGACGCCGCCACCCGCCGCAATCTCGAGCTGACGGAAACCATCCGCGGCCAGGATGCCGCTTCCGGCGCCCCTACCCTGTTCTCGCTGCTGGACCATTGCCGCACCGCGATGGGCTCGCGCCTGCTGCGCCACTGGCTGCATCACGCCAAGCGTGAGCAGAGCGTGGCGCGTGGCCGCCACGCGGCGATCGGGGCCTTGATCGCCGCGGATGCCGGCAGCGCCATTTCCAGCACGCTGAGCGCGGTGCCGGATATCGAACGCATCACCGCCCGCATCGCCCTGCTCTCAGCCCGGCCGCGCGACCTGGCCGGCTTGCGCGACGGCTTGCTGCAGCTCGATGCGCTGCGCGCCGACATCGCTCTGTGCGACAGCGAGAATCAAGCTGAAAATCGGGCGCCCTTGCTGCGCGAATTGCAAAGCGCGCTGGCCACTCCGCTTGACTGCCTGCAGCTGCTGCAAAGCGCGATCGCCGCGGAACCCTCGACCATGGTGCGCGACGGCGGTGTCATCGCCGCCGGCTTCGACGCCGAACTGGACGAACTGCGCGGGCTGTCGGAAAACGCCGGGCAGTTCCTGGTCGATCTGGAGACGCGCGAACGGGCCCGCACCGGCATCGCCAACCTGCGGGTCGAATACAACAAGGTACATGGCTTCTATATCGAAGTCACTCACGGCCAGACCACCAAGGTGCCGGACGACTACCGCCGCCGCCAGACCCTGAAGAACGCCGAGCGCTACATCACGCCGGAACTGAAGGCGTTTGAAGACAAGGCGCTGTCGGCGCAGGAACGCGCCCTGGTGCGCGAAAAAATGCTGTACGAGCAGATCCTGCAAAGCCTGGCGCCGCACATCGGCACGCTGCAGAATATCGCCCACGCGCTGGCCCAGCTCGACACCCTGGTGGCGCTGGCCGACCACGCCGCGCGCCATGACTGGTGCCTGCCGCAGCTGGTGGCGGAGCCGGCGATCCAGATCGTGCAAGGCCGCCATCCGGTGGTTGAAAAACAGATCGAGCGCTTCATCGCCAACGACTGCCAACTCTCGGCCGAGCACAAACTGCTGCTGATCACCGGCCCCAACATGGGCGGTAAATCGACCTTCATGCGGCAAGTCGCGCTGATCACCCTGCTGGCCTATGTCGGCAGCTATGTGCCGGCCGACAGCGCAGTGCTGGGACCGATCGATCGCATCTTCACCCGCATCGGCGCCGCCGACGATCTAGCCGGAGGCCGTTCCACCTTCATGGTCGAGATGACTGAATCCGCCGCCATCCTCAACGGCGCCAGCGAGAATTCGCTGGTGCTGATGGATGAAGTGGGCCGCGGCACCTCTACCTTCGATGGTCTGGCGCTGGCCTGGGCGATTGCGCGCCATCTGATCGACGTCAGCCGCAGCTTCACCCTGTTTGCCACCCATTATTTTGAACTGACCCAGTTGCCGGACTTGCATCCGTCGGCCGCCAATGTGCATTTGTCGGCGGTCGAGCACAAGGACAGTATCGTGTTCCTGCACGCCGTTCAAGCCGGTCCTGCATCGCAAAGTTATGGCTTGCAGGTAGCGCAGCTGGCTGGCGTACCGTCGCCGGTGATCCGCGCCGCTCGCAAGCACCTGGCTTTGCTGGAATCGCAATCGATGCAGGCAACGCCGCAATTCGACCTGTTTGCGCAGGCCGCCAGTATGGACGCGCAGGAAGAAACTGACGACGGCGACGATAGCGCCGCCCTGGGCAGCGAGCTGATCGCAACCCTCGGCGACATCGATCCTGACGCCCTGACGCCGCGCGAAGCGCTGGAGCAGCTGTATCGTTTGAAGCATCTGACGACGGCGCAAAAAAACTGA
- a CDS encoding TIGR03862 family flavoprotein — MTSLNNPELQTAASTARHVAIIGGGPAGLMAAEVLAAGGVQVDVYDAMPSVGRKFLLAGKGGMNLTHSEPYPAFLSRYGARRPQIAPMLDQFGPDALRAWVQELGIDTFVGSSGRVFPTDMKAAPLLRAWLHRLRQAGVRFHMRHRWLGWDQHDALRFETPLGEQSVKADAIVLALGGGSWARLGSDAKWVPLLEQRAVQIAPLLPSNCGFDVGWSEYFRSRFAGQHLKSVAILSGDADGEQPPPRKQGEFVVTADGIEGSLVYALSAGLRDSIAAGNAGTTIHIDLLPDWPLQRVIDEVARPRGARSWSSHLQSRLGLKGVKTGLLRELVPPADFIEPLRLAHAIKALPLTLLAPRPIDEAISSAGGVAFDGMDQQLMLKALPGVFCAGEMLDWEAPTGGYLLTACLASGRVAGHGVLNWLP, encoded by the coding sequence ATGACTTCGTTGAATAATCCCGAATTACAAACAGCAGCAAGCACGGCGCGGCATGTCGCCATCATCGGCGGCGGCCCGGCCGGCCTGATGGCGGCCGAGGTGCTGGCCGCCGGCGGCGTCCAGGTAGACGTCTACGACGCCATGCCGTCGGTCGGCCGCAAATTCCTGCTGGCAGGAAAAGGCGGCATGAACCTGACCCACTCAGAGCCTTATCCGGCTTTTCTCTCGCGCTACGGCGCGCGCCGTCCGCAGATCGCGCCCATGCTCGATCAGTTCGGACCGGATGCGCTGCGCGCGTGGGTGCAAGAATTGGGTATCGATACTTTCGTCGGTTCCTCCGGCCGCGTCTTCCCGACCGACATGAAAGCGGCGCCGCTGCTGCGCGCCTGGCTGCACCGCCTGCGTCAGGCCGGCGTACGATTTCACATGCGCCATCGCTGGCTGGGCTGGGATCAGCACGACGCCCTGCGTTTCGAGACGCCGTTAGGTGAGCAAAGCGTCAAGGCCGATGCGATCGTGCTCGCGCTCGGCGGCGGCAGCTGGGCGCGGCTCGGCTCCGACGCCAAATGGGTGCCGCTGCTGGAACAACGCGCGGTGCAGATAGCGCCGCTGCTGCCATCCAATTGCGGCTTCGACGTCGGCTGGAGCGAGTATTTCCGCAGCCGCTTTGCCGGCCAGCATCTGAAATCGGTCGCCATCCTGAGCGGCGACGCCGATGGCGAGCAGCCGCCGCCAAGAAAACAAGGCGAGTTTGTAGTGACTGCCGATGGCATCGAAGGCAGCCTGGTGTATGCCCTCTCGGCCGGCCTGCGCGACAGCATCGCCGCCGGCAACGCCGGCACGACGATCCACATCGATCTGCTGCCCGACTGGCCGCTGCAACGCGTGATCGACGAAGTTGCACGGCCGCGCGGCGCCCGCTCCTGGTCCAGCCACCTGCAAAGCCGGCTCGGGCTGAAGGGCGTCAAGACCGGCTTGCTGCGGGAGTTGGTGCCGCCCGCCGACTTTATCGAACCGCTGCGCCTGGCGCATGCCATCAAGGCATTGCCGCTGACCTTGCTGGCGCCGCGTCCGATCGACGAAGCCATCAGCAGCGCCGGCGGCGTGGCGTTTGACGGCATGGATCAGCAACTGATGCTGAAGGCTTTGCCGGGCGTGTTTTGCGCCGGCGAAATGCTCGACTGGGAAGCCCCCACCGGTGGCTACCTGCTGACTGCCTGCCTGGCCTCCGGACGGGTGGCCGGCCATGGCGTTTTGAACTGGTTACCGTAA
- the ilvD gene encoding dihydroxy-acid dehydratase, whose translation MPQYRSRTTTHGRNMAGARALWRATGMKDGDFDKPIIAVVNSFTQFVPGHVHLKDLGQMVAREIEAAGGVAKEFNTIAVDDGIAMGHGGMLYSLPSRELIADSVEYMVNAHCADAMVCISNCDKITPGMLMAAMRLNIPVVFVSGGPMEAGKVVEKLPGVAVIDQKIFKIDLVDAMIKAGDASVSDADIAEIERSACPTCGSCSGMFTANSMNCLTEALGLALPGNGTILATHADRKELFLRAGRLIVELAKRHYEQDDYSVLPRSIATKASFENAMTLDVAMGGSTNTVLHLLAAAQEAEVDFKMADIDRISRHVPCLCKVAPMTDKYHIEDVHRAGGIVSILGELARAGLLDTSRPTIHAKTLGDSIANNDITQTQDPAVHKMFSAAPGGVPTQVAFSQEKRFTSLDTDRDNGCIRNKAHAYSQDGGLAVLYGNLAENGCIVKTAGVDESILKFSGRARVFESQDDAVEAILGDTVHAGDVVIIRYEGPKGGPGMQEMLYPTSYIKSKGLGKSCALFTDGRFSGGSSGLVIGHASPEAAEGGAIGLVEEGDIIEIDIPERRMHLKISDSGLAQRRAAMEAKGKDAWKPVNRQRYVSQALQAYAAMATSADRGAVRDISQLKR comes from the coding sequence ATGCCGCAATATCGTTCCCGCACCACCACCCACGGCCGCAACATGGCCGGCGCCCGCGCCCTGTGGCGCGCCACAGGCATGAAAGACGGCGATTTCGACAAGCCGATCATTGCGGTAGTCAACTCCTTCACCCAGTTCGTGCCCGGCCACGTCCACCTCAAGGACTTGGGCCAGATGGTCGCGCGCGAAATCGAAGCGGCCGGCGGCGTCGCCAAGGAATTCAACACCATTGCGGTGGATGACGGCATCGCCATGGGCCATGGCGGCATGCTGTATTCGCTGCCGTCGCGCGAACTGATCGCCGATTCGGTCGAATACATGGTCAACGCCCATTGCGCCGATGCGATGGTGTGCATCTCCAACTGCGACAAGATCACGCCGGGCATGCTGATGGCTGCCATGCGCCTGAACATCCCGGTAGTGTTCGTTTCCGGCGGCCCGATGGAAGCCGGCAAGGTGGTTGAAAAACTGCCGGGCGTGGCCGTCATCGACCAGAAGATTTTCAAGATCGACCTGGTGGACGCCATGATCAAGGCTGGCGACGCCTCCGTCAGCGACGCCGACATCGCTGAAATCGAGCGCTCGGCCTGCCCGACCTGCGGCTCTTGCTCCGGCATGTTTACCGCCAATTCGATGAACTGCCTGACCGAAGCGCTGGGCCTGGCCCTGCCCGGCAACGGCACCATCCTCGCCACCCACGCCGACCGCAAGGAATTGTTCCTGCGCGCCGGACGCCTGATCGTCGAGCTGGCCAAACGCCATTACGAGCAAGACGACTACTCGGTCCTGCCGCGCAGCATCGCCACCAAGGCTTCGTTCGAGAACGCCATGACGCTGGACGTCGCCATGGGCGGCTCGACCAACACCGTGCTGCATCTGCTGGCGGCGGCGCAGGAAGCTGAAGTCGATTTCAAGATGGCCGACATCGACCGCATCTCGCGCCACGTGCCCTGCCTGTGCAAGGTGGCGCCAATGACGGACAAATACCATATCGAAGACGTACACCGCGCCGGCGGCATCGTCAGCATCCTCGGCGAACTGGCGCGTGCCGGCTTGCTGGACACCAGCCGGCCAACGATACATGCCAAGACATTGGGCGATTCAATTGCCAACAACGACATCACGCAAACCCAGGATCCGGCTGTTCATAAGATGTTCAGCGCGGCTCCCGGCGGCGTGCCGACCCAGGTGGCGTTCTCCCAGGAAAAGCGCTTCACCAGCCTCGACACCGACCGCGACAACGGCTGCATCCGCAACAAGGCGCACGCTTATTCGCAAGACGGCGGCCTGGCGGTCTTGTACGGCAACCTGGCGGAAAACGGCTGCATCGTCAAAACCGCCGGCGTTGATGAAAGCATCCTAAAGTTCAGCGGCCGCGCCCGCGTCTTTGAAAGCCAGGACGATGCAGTCGAAGCGATCCTGGGCGACACCGTGCATGCCGGCGACGTCGTCATCATCCGCTACGAAGGACCGAAAGGCGGGCCCGGCATGCAGGAAATGCTGTACCCGACTTCCTACATCAAATCCAAGGGCCTGGGCAAATCCTGTGCGCTGTTTACCGACGGCCGTTTCTCCGGCGGTTCCTCCGGCCTGGTGATCGGCCATGCCTCGCCGGAAGCGGCGGAAGGCGGCGCCATCGGCCTGGTGGAAGAAGGCGACATCATCGAGATCGACATCCCGGAACGCCGCATGCACCTGAAGATCAGCGACAGCGGCCTGGCGCAACGGCGCGCGGCGATGGAAGCCAAGGGCAAGGACGCCTGGAAGCCGGTCAACCGCCAGCGTTACGTGTCGCAGGCATTGCAGGCCTACGCTGCCATGGCGACCTCGGCCGACCGCGGCGCGGTGCGCGATATCAGCCAGCTGAAACGTTAA
- the metC gene encoding cystathionine beta-lyase gives MSNHPTSGSPATHVDTQLVHCGREPARFGGMVNTPVFRGSTIIANNLEDWEAARQIDNPMSNYGRFGTPTTRSFEQAIVTLEGGHNCLVFPSGLSACTHSIMAFVKSGDHVLITDSVYGPTRTFADRVLRRMGVEVEFFDPLIGGDIRDLMRPNTSVVFVESPGSWTFEVQDIPAIAEEAHKVGAYVLLDNTWATPLFFKPFEHGVDVSIHAATKYIVGHSDALLGVASANERAWNILKNGAHDFGQTAGPDDIYLALRGMRSMAVRLRQHSESGMQLADYLQSQPLVERVLHPALPSDPGHKLWQRDFLGASGLFTIALKEVGRPALSKFFDGLQLFGIGLSWGGFESLALPLDKPPTRVASKITYPNPLVRIHVGLENIDDLIADMGLAFKRMEQAL, from the coding sequence ATGTCTAACCATCCTACTTCCGGTTCCCCGGCCACGCATGTTGATACGCAGCTGGTGCATTGCGGCCGCGAACCGGCGCGCTTTGGCGGGATGGTGAACACGCCGGTGTTCCGCGGCTCGACCATCATCGCCAACAACCTGGAAGATTGGGAAGCCGCCCGCCAGATCGATAATCCGATGTCCAACTACGGCCGCTTCGGCACGCCGACCACGCGCTCCTTCGAGCAGGCGATCGTGACCTTGGAAGGCGGCCACAACTGCCTGGTGTTCCCGTCCGGCCTGTCGGCCTGCACCCACAGCATCATGGCTTTCGTCAAAAGCGGCGACCACGTTCTGATCACCGACAGCGTGTATGGCCCGACCCGTACCTTCGCCGACCGCGTGCTGCGCCGCATGGGCGTCGAGGTGGAGTTTTTCGATCCGCTGATCGGCGGCGACATCCGCGATCTGATGCGGCCGAACACCAGCGTGGTGTTCGTCGAGTCGCCCGGTTCCTGGACTTTTGAGGTGCAAGACATTCCCGCCATCGCGGAAGAGGCGCATAAAGTCGGCGCCTACGTCCTGCTCGACAATACCTGGGCCACACCCTTGTTCTTCAAGCCCTTCGAGCACGGCGTCGATGTTTCCATCCACGCTGCCACCAAGTACATCGTCGGCCATTCCGACGCCTTGCTGGGCGTCGCCAGCGCCAATGAGCGTGCCTGGAACATCCTCAAGAACGGCGCCCACGATTTCGGCCAGACTGCCGGCCCCGACGATATCTACCTGGCTTTGCGCGGCATGCGCAGCATGGCGGTGCGGCTGCGCCAGCACTCGGAGAGCGGCATGCAATTGGCGGATTATCTGCAGAGCCAGCCGCTGGTGGAGCGCGTGCTGCATCCGGCCTTGCCGTCCGATCCCGGCCACAAGCTATGGCAGCGAGATTTCCTCGGCGCCAGCGGCCTGTTCACGATTGCGTTGAAAGAAGTTGGGCGTCCGGCGCTGTCCAAATTTTTCGACGGCTTGCAACTGTTCGGCATCGGTTTGTCCTGGGGCGGCTTTGAAAGCCTGGCGCTGCCGCTGGACAAACCGCCGACTCGGGTGGCGTCGAAGATCACATATCCGAATCCGCTGGTGCGCATCCATGTCGGCCTGGAAAACATCGATGACCTGATCGCCGACATGGGGCTGGCATTCAAGCGCATGGAGCAGGCGCTTTAA
- a CDS encoding Lrp/AsnC family transcriptional regulator encodes MDKIDKQILAILQEDASTPVAEIAEKVNLSSTPCWRRIQKLEEDGVILRRVALLDADKLNVGVTVFVSIKTSQHNAGWYAQFSNTVKLIPEVVEFYRMSGNIDYLLRVVVPNIAAYDAVYQKLTQSNALFDVNASFAMEQIKHTTALPLDYAGLD; translated from the coding sequence ATGGATAAAATAGATAAACAGATTCTCGCCATCCTGCAGGAAGACGCCAGCACGCCGGTGGCGGAAATCGCCGAAAAGGTCAACCTGTCGTCGACGCCGTGCTGGCGCCGCATCCAGAAGCTGGAAGAAGATGGCGTGATATTGCGCCGGGTGGCGCTGCTGGATGCCGACAAGCTGAATGTCGGCGTGACCGTATTCGTCTCGATCAAGACCAGCCAGCATAACGCCGGCTGGTATGCCCAGTTCAGCAATACCGTCAAACTGATTCCGGAAGTGGTGGAGTTTTACCGCATGAGCGGCAATATCGATTATCTGCTGCGGGTGGTGGTGCCGAACATCGCCGCCTACGACGCGGTGTACCAGAAGCTGACGCAGTCGAACGCTCTGTTCGACGTCAACGCCAGCTTCGCCATGGAGCAGATCAAGCACACAACTGCGTTGCCGCTTGATTACGCCGGTCTGGATTAA